The Lycium ferocissimum isolate CSIRO_LF1 chromosome 8, AGI_CSIRO_Lferr_CH_V1, whole genome shotgun sequence DNA segment CCGCAGGTATGAACACTCAAGGACTCACAATGGCAAGAATAGACATTGGTGCAAATAGCCTCGTGTCCCCTCATTCCCACCCTCGAGCCTCAGAAGTGGCTATTTTGCTAAAGGGTTCACTTTTAGTAGGATTTATCAACACCTCAAATCACTTGTTTACCCAAAATTTGAGACCTGGAGATTGTTTTGTTTTCCCTAAAGGTTTGATCCATTTTCTTTACAATACGGACTCTAAGGTGCAAGCATTGGTCGTGTCTGGGCTGAGCAGCCAGAACCCCGGTCTCCAAATGGCTTCCCCGGTCGCGTTTGCGACAGCGCCGACTATGCCAGATGAAATATCTGAGAAGTTTTTTCAGAGCAACGACCAAGATGTTACAAGAATCAGGACGAACCTCGATggatgattatgttttattgatatggttgttgttgagtatatatgattactttttTCCCATGAA contains these protein-coding regions:
- the LOC132066677 gene encoding germin-like protein subfamily 1 member 1, with product MGTITIVFSMSVLVVVLGLVGSDPDPLQDYCVADTKKATRENFYCNGVPCINPEHVDTSHFATSALSKPGKIGKVFGFNVTLATIFNLPGMNTQGLTMARIDIGANSLVSPHSHPRASEVAILLKGSLLVGFINTSNHLFTQNLRPGDCFVFPKGLIHFLYNTDSKVQALVVSGLSSQNPGLQMASPVAFATAPTMPDEISEKFFQSNDQDVTRIRTNLDG